A stretch of Phaeodactylum tricornutum CCAP 1055/1 chromosome 26, whole genome shotgun sequence DNA encodes these proteins:
- a CDS encoding predicted protein: MPLSDAWIDFVAGWCSGAAAVLVCQPVDTVLTRLQAGTVSSLVTGTTRATTTTTTARTATLDLTQSAGFQALWRGASPMITAVPLQNALLMGGYGVGQAYSAGNLDSADRLAAIFVGGCTGGILQSFLMSPVELIKVSQQVRGTPLRDAGGAVLTHWAQPAAWRGLYATLLRDGIPHGVWFATYEVAKDGLEETLGKDSVSVPLASGALAATAAWAVGYPADLIKTRIQAAGPTENHGIVETARAIMNEGNAGVAGLYRGFGLKLVRSIPASMIGFTVYEFVKKQVQDRW, encoded by the coding sequence ATGCCACTGTCGGACGCGTGGATTGATTTCGTGGCGGGCTGGTGTTCGGGTGCCGCCGCCGTTTTGGTTTGCCAACCCGTCGATACGGTACTGACACGGCTACAGGCCGGGACGGTCTCGTCCCTCGTCACCGGTACCACCCGTGCTACtacaaccaccaccaccgcgcGTACCGCAACCCTCGACTTGACGCAGTCTGCTGGATTCCAGGCACTCTGGCGCGGGGCCTCGCCCATGATTACCGCCGTGCCTTTGCAGAACGCTCTGCTCATGGGCGGCTACGGCGTCGGACAAGCCTACTCCGCCGGAAACTTGGATTCCGCGGATCGCCTCGCCGCCATTTTCGTCGGCGGCTGTACCGGTGGAATTCTACAATCCTTCCTCATGAGTCCGGTGGAACTCATCAAAGTCTCACAGCAGGTCCGCGGTACCCCCTTGCGGGACGCCGGTGGCGCCGTTCTCACGCACTGGGCCCAACCCGCCGCCTGGCGGGGACTCTACGCCACACTGCTCCGTGACGGCATACCGCACGGCGTATGGTTCGCCACCTACGAAGTCGCCAAGGACGGCCTCGAGGAAACGCTGGGGAAGGATTCCGTCAGTGTACCTCTCGCCAGCGGTGCCCTAGCGGCGACCGCCGCCTGGGCCGTCGGGTACCCCGCCGATCTCATCAAAACAAGGATTCAAGCCGCCGGTCCCACCGAAAACCACGGTATCGTCGAGACGGCGCGCGCCATTATGAACGAAGGAAACGCAGGTGTGGCCGGGCTCTACCGAGGATTTGGCTTGAAACTGGTGCGGTCGATACCCGCCTCCATGATTGGCTTTACCGTTTACGAATTCGTCAAGAAGCAAGTACAAGACCGATGGTAG